A genomic window from Flavobacterium sp. I3-2 includes:
- a CDS encoding MFS transporter, translated as MNKGLIALAFGGLAIGMTEFTMMGILQDIAKDLHIAIPEAAHLIAIYALGVVVGAPILVLFTGKFPPKKVLLFLMVLFFVFNGLFAVAPTQETLMITRFMSGLPHGAFFGVGSVVAAQLAQKGKEAQAIAIMFTGMTIANLAGVPLGTYIGHHYSWRLTYGIIAVLGLATFAAIYFWLPKTESSTSNDVIGQISFFKRWEAWLLVAIISIGTGGLFAWISYIGPMVTNVGGLAENQIPIIMFLIGLGMFFGNLIGGKLADTISPTKAAMASFTAMALCLVVVYFTAHSYYMSFIMAFITGMVSFTIGSSLQMMLINTAKGAETLAAAAGQASFNLGNTLGAYFGGIPITMGLAYNSPVLVGVGMAFSGAILAFIFLRTVVKKQGI; from the coding sequence ATGAACAAAGGATTAATCGCTTTAGCGTTTGGTGGTTTAGCCATCGGAATGACCGAATTTACGATGATGGGAATTTTACAAGACATCGCTAAAGATTTACATATTGCAATTCCAGAAGCAGCGCATTTAATTGCGATTTATGCTTTAGGAGTCGTTGTTGGCGCTCCAATTTTAGTGCTCTTTACAGGTAAATTTCCACCTAAAAAAGTATTGTTATTTTTGATGGTTTTATTTTTCGTTTTCAACGGATTATTTGCTGTAGCACCTACGCAAGAAACATTAATGATTACCCGATTTATGTCTGGTTTACCGCACGGAGCATTTTTTGGAGTTGGTTCTGTTGTGGCGGCTCAATTAGCTCAAAAAGGAAAAGAAGCTCAAGCTATTGCCATTATGTTTACCGGAATGACGATTGCAAATTTAGCAGGTGTTCCTTTAGGTACTTACATCGGACATCATTATTCATGGCGTTTAACTTACGGAATTATTGCCGTATTAGGTTTGGCAACTTTTGCAGCTATTTATTTTTGGTTACCAAAAACAGAATCATCAACTTCAAACGACGTCATTGGGCAGATTTCGTTTTTTAAACGTTGGGAAGCTTGGTTATTAGTTGCGATTATTTCTATCGGAACGGGTGGTTTATTTGCATGGATTTCATACATCGGACCAATGGTTACAAACGTTGGAGGTTTAGCCGAAAATCAAATCCCTATCATTATGTTTTTAATTGGTTTAGGTATGTTTTTCGGAAATTTAATTGGCGGAAAATTAGCCGATACCATCTCACCAACCAAAGCAGCAATGGCATCGTTTACCGCAATGGCACTTTGTTTAGTTGTGGTTTATTTCACAGCACATTCATATTATATGTCATTTATAATGGCTTTCATAACCGGAATGGTTTCATTTACCATTGGTTCGTCATTACAAATGATGTTAATTAACACAGCAAAAGGTGCTGAAACATTAGCTGCAGCAGCCGGACAGGCAAGTTTTAATTTAGGAAATACTTTAGGTGCTTATTTTGGAGGAATTCCTATCACGATGGGATTGGCATATAATTCACCTGTTTTAGTTGGTGTTGGAATGGCTTTTTCAGGTGCAATTTTAGCGTTTATCTTTTTAAGAACTGTTGTAAAGAAACAAGGTATATAA
- a CDS encoding IS1595-like element ISBbi1 family transposase — MNIFSFTAHFGSEEDCRLHFKEQRDKEGVVCKRCGGTSHYWLQGKWSYECKGCRFRTSLRSGTIMESSKLPFLVWYKTMFLMSCTKKGFSTNELQKQLGLKRYEPVWAMVHKLRRAMGNRDARYTLEGMIELDEGYFSVASKEIERGKGTRGRGAEGKQNVAVMAESTPLEDIETGKKEKHVRYFKARVLDSHQSEGINGVVRDCMEDDAIVFSDKSTSYVDISDLVELHVTEKSDAKTTKETLKWVHIAISNAKRTLLGNYHKIKRKYLQLYLNEFIYKLNRRYFGDKLFDRLVIANITGA, encoded by the coding sequence ATGAACATATTCAGTTTTACGGCTCATTTCGGTTCGGAGGAAGATTGTCGTTTGCATTTCAAGGAGCAGCGTGATAAGGAAGGGGTTGTCTGCAAGCGATGCGGGGGCACTTCCCATTATTGGTTACAGGGTAAATGGAGTTATGAATGCAAAGGTTGCCGTTTCCGCACCTCGTTGCGCAGCGGTACGATCATGGAGAGCTCCAAGCTGCCGTTTCTGGTGTGGTACAAAACGATGTTCCTGATGAGTTGCACAAAAAAGGGATTCTCCACCAACGAACTCCAGAAGCAATTAGGATTGAAGCGTTACGAACCGGTATGGGCGATGGTACACAAACTCCGCAGGGCGATGGGCAACCGGGATGCAAGGTATACACTGGAAGGGATGATAGAACTGGATGAGGGTTACTTTTCGGTGGCCAGTAAGGAAATCGAGCGAGGCAAGGGTACACGTGGCCGGGGAGCCGAGGGAAAGCAGAACGTTGCGGTGATGGCCGAAAGCACCCCGTTGGAAGATATCGAAACGGGCAAAAAGGAGAAGCATGTGCGTTATTTCAAGGCCAGGGTACTGGATAGCCATCAAAGTGAAGGAATCAACGGCGTGGTCAGGGACTGCATGGAGGATGATGCCATCGTATTTTCGGACAAAAGCACTTCTTACGTTGACATCTCCGATCTGGTGGAATTGCACGTCACCGAGAAATCAGACGCCAAAACCACCAAGGAAACACTCAAATGGGTGCATATCGCAATCAGTAATGCAAAACGGACATTGCTGGGCAACTACCATAAAATCAAAAGGAAATACTTACAGTTGTATCTCAACGAGTTTATTTACAAATTAAACAGACGGTATTTTGGAGACAAACTCTTTGACAGACTAGTAATTGCGAATATAACAGGTGCATAA
- the sul2 gene encoding sulfonamide-resistant dihydropteroate synthase Sul2, with translation MNKSLIIFGIVNITSDSFSDGGRYLAPDAAIAQARKLMAEGADVIDLGPASSNPDAAPVSSDTEIARIAPVLDALKADGIPVSLDSYQPATQAYALSRGVAYLNDIRGFPDAAFYPQLAKSSAKLVVMHSVQDGQADRREAPAGDIMDHIAAFFDARIAALTGAGIKRNRLVLDPGMGFFLGAAPETSLSVLARFDELRLRFDLPVLLSVSRKSFLRALTGRGPGDVGAATLAAELAAAAGGADFIRTHEPRPLRDGLAVLAALKETARIR, from the coding sequence ATGAATAAATCGCTCATCATTTTCGGCATCGTCAACATAACCTCGGACAGTTTCTCCGATGGAGGCCGGTATCTGGCGCCAGACGCAGCCATTGCGCAGGCGCGTAAGCTGATGGCCGAGGGGGCAGATGTGATCGACCTCGGTCCGGCATCCAGCAATCCCGACGCCGCGCCTGTTTCGTCCGACACAGAAATCGCGCGTATCGCGCCGGTGCTGGACGCGCTCAAGGCAGATGGCATTCCCGTCTCGCTCGACAGTTATCAACCCGCGACGCAAGCCTATGCCTTGTCGCGTGGTGTGGCCTATCTCAATGATATTCGCGGTTTTCCAGACGCTGCGTTCTATCCGCAATTGGCGAAATCATCTGCCAAACTCGTCGTTATGCATTCGGTGCAAGACGGGCAGGCAGATCGGCGCGAGGCACCCGCTGGCGACATCATGGATCACATTGCGGCGTTCTTTGACGCGCGCATCGCGGCGCTGACGGGTGCCGGTATCAAACGCAACCGCCTTGTCCTTGATCCCGGCATGGGGTTTTTTCTGGGGGCTGCTCCCGAAACCTCGCTCTCGGTGCTGGCGCGGTTCGATGAATTGCGGCTGCGCTTCGATTTGCCGGTGCTTCTGTCTGTTTCGCGCAAATCCTTTCTGCGCGCGCTCACAGGCCGTGGTCCGGGGGATGTCGGGGCCGCGACACTCGCTGCAGAGCTTGCCGCCGCCGCAGGTGGAGCTGACTTCATCCGCACACACGAGCCGCGCCCCTTGCGCGACGGGCTGGCGGTATTGGCGGCGCTGAAAGAAACCGCAAGAATTCGTTAA
- a CDS encoding carboxypeptidase-like regulatory domain-containing protein has protein sequence MQKITLFLFLIFFVQMNAQVVSGKIIDSNTKLPLESASIFVENSSIATMSKKDGTFQIDLRGLKNNVVIDYVGYITYLVPKEDLNKNNLTIYLKPSDENLAEMIIDSSPFSRKEMMKCFKKYFLGTTSNGKSCKIFLIIRLCTCYIRNY, from the coding sequence ATGCAAAAAATTACACTTTTTTTATTTCTTATATTTTTTGTTCAGATGAACGCTCAAGTCGTGAGTGGAAAAATCATTGATTCAAATACAAAGTTACCTTTAGAAAGTGCATCTATATTTGTTGAAAATTCATCAATTGCAACCATGTCCAAAAAAGATGGAACTTTTCAAATTGATTTACGTGGCTTAAAAAATAATGTAGTAATTGATTATGTTGGTTATATTACATATCTAGTTCCAAAAGAAGATTTAAATAAAAATAATCTTACAATTTATTTGAAACCGAGCGATGAAAATTTAGCTGAAATGATTATTGACTCTTCACCATTCTCTCGTAAGGAAATGATGAAATGTTTTAAAAAATATTTTCTTGGAACTACATCAAATGGAAAAAGTTGTAAAATTTTTCTGATTATCCGTTTATGCACCTGTTATATTCGCAATTACTAG
- the ahcY gene encoding adenosylhomocysteinase, with protein MSKETIPYVPYKVKDISLAAWGRKEIELAEAEMPGLMALRAEYKDEQPLKGARIAGCLHMTIQTAVLIETLKALGAEVTWSSCNIFSTQDQAAAAIAEAGIQVYAWKGLDEESFDWCIEQTLFFGEDRQPLNMILDDGGDLTNMVIDRYPELVAGIKGLSEETTTGVHRLYERVKAGTLPMPAINVNDSVTKSKFDNKYGCKESAVDAIRRATDLMLAGKRVVVCGYGDVGKGTAASFRGAGSIVTVTEIDPICALQAAMDGYEVKKLDTVVGNADIIITTTGNKDIVVGRHFEKMKDKTVVCNIGHFDNEIDMAWLNATYGASKKEVKPQVDIYNVNGNDIIILAEGRLVNLGCATGHPSFVMSNSFTNQTLAQIELWKNSANYENDVYMLPKHLDEKVAALHLAKLGVELETLSEGQASYIGVEVQGPFKPEYYRY; from the coding sequence ATGAGTAAAGAAACGATACCTTACGTACCTTATAAAGTTAAAGATATTTCTTTGGCTGCTTGGGGAAGAAAAGAAATTGAATTAGCTGAAGCTGAAATGCCAGGTTTAATGGCTTTAAGAGCTGAATATAAAGATGAGCAACCTTTAAAAGGAGCTCGTATTGCAGGATGTTTACACATGACGATTCAGACTGCAGTTTTAATTGAAACATTAAAAGCATTAGGAGCTGAGGTTACTTGGTCTTCTTGTAATATTTTCTCAACTCAAGACCAAGCTGCTGCTGCAATCGCTGAAGCTGGAATTCAAGTGTATGCTTGGAAAGGTTTAGATGAAGAATCTTTTGATTGGTGTATTGAGCAAACGTTATTCTTCGGTGAAGACCGTCAACCATTAAACATGATTTTAGATGATGGTGGAGATTTAACAAATATGGTTATTGACCGTTACCCAGAATTAGTTGCTGGAATCAAAGGTTTATCTGAAGAAACTACAACAGGAGTTCACCGTTTATACGAAAGAGTTAAAGCTGGAACTTTACCAATGCCTGCAATCAACGTAAACGATTCGGTTACTAAATCTAAATTTGATAACAAATACGGATGTAAAGAATCTGCAGTTGATGCAATTCGTCGTGCTACAGATTTAATGTTAGCTGGAAAACGCGTGGTTGTTTGTGGATACGGTGACGTAGGAAAAGGAACTGCTGCTTCTTTCCGTGGAGCTGGTTCTATTGTTACAGTTACAGAAATTGACCCTATTTGTGCTTTACAAGCTGCAATGGACGGTTACGAAGTTAAAAAATTAGATACGGTTGTTGGAAATGCGGATATCATCATCACAACTACAGGAAATAAAGATATCGTTGTTGGTCGCCACTTCGAGAAAATGAAAGATAAAACGGTAGTTTGTAACATCGGTCACTTCGATAATGAAATCGATATGGCTTGGTTAAATGCAACTTACGGAGCTTCTAAAAAAGAAGTGAAACCACAAGTTGATATTTACAACGTAAACGGAAACGACATCATTATTTTAGCTGAAGGGCGTTTAGTAAACTTAGGTTGTGCTACAGGTCACCCATCTTTTGTAATGTCAAATTCATTTACAAACCAAACATTAGCTCAAATTGAATTATGGAAAAATTCGGCTAATTATGAGAATGATGTTTACATGTTACCAAAACATTTAGATGAAAAAGTTGCTGCTTTACACTTAGCTAAACTAGGTGTTGAGTTAGAAACTTTATCTGAAGGTCAAGCTTCATATATCGGAGTTGAGGTTCAAGGTCCATTCAAACCAGAATATTACAGATACTAA
- a CDS encoding 4'-phosphopantetheinyl transferase family protein — translation MPLYKKINLNENTQIYVWKITEDFDTLFKETPLRDVSLARLEKMLSKTHQCGFLSVRHLLNKAGYSDFDLFYDENGKPNLKDGKHISITHSFEFSAIIVSSENVGIDLEMNREKIIRIADKFIDSEFEFLDKENNYIEHLSVIWGAKEALYKMCNSRSLSFKQDMHVHQFDLNSEIVTAHIASENLNFNQNFRLHFESFENYTLVYGLENNE, via the coding sequence ATGCCTCTATATAAAAAAATAAATCTTAACGAAAACACGCAAATTTACGTTTGGAAAATCACTGAAGATTTCGACACTTTGTTTAAAGAAACTCCGCTTAGAGATGTTAGTTTAGCACGATTAGAAAAAATGCTTTCCAAAACGCATCAATGCGGATTTTTGAGTGTTCGCCATTTATTAAACAAAGCCGGCTATTCTGATTTTGATTTGTTTTATGATGAGAATGGCAAACCAAATTTAAAAGACGGAAAGCATATTTCTATTACGCATTCGTTTGAATTTTCGGCAATTATCGTAAGTTCCGAAAATGTAGGAATTGATTTAGAAATGAATCGCGAAAAAATCATTCGAATTGCAGATAAATTTATCGATTCCGAGTTTGAATTTTTAGATAAAGAGAACAATTACATCGAACATTTAAGTGTGATTTGGGGCGCAAAAGAAGCTTTGTATAAAATGTGTAATTCTAGAAGTTTGAGTTTTAAGCAAGATATGCATGTACATCAATTTGATTTAAATTCGGAAATAGTTACCGCTCACATCGCTTCAGAAAACTTAAATTTCAACCAAAACTTCCGATTACATTTTGAAAGTTTTGAAAATTATACCTTAGTTTACGGATTAGAAAATAATGAATAA
- the arfB gene encoding alternative ribosome rescue aminoacyl-tRNA hydrolase ArfB produces the protein MNKTQLQTELDFKAVRSSGAGGQNVNKVSTKVILNWNSLATSGLSENEIIRIQEKLANRINKEGILILECDETRSQLKNKELVTKRFFFLLENALVVAKKRIATKIPKSVIRKRLNDKKINSEKKQNRNFKF, from the coding sequence ATGAATAAAACGCAATTACAAACCGAATTAGATTTTAAAGCCGTTCGAAGTTCTGGCGCTGGCGGACAAAACGTAAACAAGGTTTCAACCAAGGTAATCTTAAACTGGAATAGTTTAGCGACTTCTGGCTTATCCGAAAACGAAATCATTCGTATCCAAGAAAAATTAGCCAACCGAATAAACAAAGAAGGCATTTTAATTTTAGAATGCGACGAAACACGAAGCCAGCTTAAAAACAAAGAACTCGTAACTAAGCGTTTTTTCTTTTTGTTAGAAAATGCTTTAGTTGTGGCCAAAAAACGCATAGCAACTAAAATCCCGAAATCGGTAATCAGAAAAAGATTAAACGATAAAAAAATCAATTCCGAGAAAAAACAAAATAGAAACTTTAAGTTTTAG